One window from the genome of Nitrospirota bacterium encodes:
- the cbiQ gene encoding cobalt ECF transporter T component CbiQ: protein MERLTGHYRNEHFLAKVDARVKLLSGLVLLVMVLSYRGYAFPLLVALMCLGLCVRMRVPLRLFVLRFSEPAFIALMAVLLKFFFTGKDALFSVQVFGMGITGYRDGLVEGLLLASRIAGAVSIVAVMGFATPFAETMAALSWLRVPRGLIEVLMLAYRYIFVLLEDAVVIYNAQKNRLGYSSVRRGLRSFGILAGSLVLKALEQSQHTATALAQRGYDGDFPKLGHGPVRLREAAAAAVFLLVLGTVWTLA from the coding sequence ATGGAGCGGCTTACCGGGCACTACAGGAACGAACATTTCCTCGCCAAAGTCGACGCGAGGGTGAAGCTCCTGAGCGGCCTCGTGCTCCTGGTGATGGTGCTGAGCTACAGGGGGTACGCCTTCCCTCTGCTGGTGGCGCTCATGTGCCTGGGGCTCTGCGTAAGGATGAGGGTGCCCCTGAGGCTCTTCGTCCTGAGGTTTTCGGAGCCGGCGTTCATCGCCCTGATGGCGGTGCTCCTGAAGTTTTTCTTCACGGGCAAGGACGCGCTCTTCTCGGTGCAGGTCTTCGGCATGGGCATCACGGGGTACAGGGACGGGCTCGTGGAGGGGCTCCTGCTGGCAAGCAGGATAGCGGGCGCGGTATCCATAGTCGCCGTGATGGGCTTTGCCACGCCCTTTGCCGAGACCATGGCCGCCCTGTCGTGGCTCAGGGTGCCCAGGGGGCTGATAGAGGTGCTGATGCTCGCCTACAGGTATATCTTCGTCCTGCTCGAGGACGCCGTGGTCATATATAACGCACAGAAGAACCGTCTGGGTTATTCGAGCGTGAGGCGCGGGCTGCGCTCCTTCGGCATACTTGCGGGCTCTCTTGTTCTGAAGGCCCTGGAGCAGAGCCAGCACACGGCCACGGCTCTGGCCCAAAGGGGTTATGACGGCGATTTCCCGAAGCTCGGCCACGGGCCCGTGAGGCTCCGCGAGGCCGCGGCGGCGGCCGTGTTTCTGCTGGTTCTGGGGACGGTATGGACCCTGGCGTGA
- a CDS encoding cobalt ABC transporter permease yields MKGVVFFLMALCLLTFAAPIHPARARWSGVDETVVEKYAEEHGREARDPYINTDKGDLLLFVFLLGGAVGGFAGGYYWRVLMEQKGSAAREENEET; encoded by the coding sequence ATGAAAGGAGTGGTGTTTTTCCTGATGGCGCTGTGCCTTCTTACTTTTGCGGCCCCGATACATCCGGCAAGGGCCCGGTGGAGCGGCGTGGACGAGACCGTTGTCGAGAAGTACGCGGAGGAGCACGGCAGGGAGGCAAGAGACCCGTACATCAACACCGACAAGGGAGACCTCCTGCTTTTCGTCTTCCTGCTGGGCGGCGCGGTCGGCGGCTTCGCAGGCGGGTATTACTGGAGGGTGCTCATGGAGCAGAAGGGCTCGGCCGCCCGGGAAGAAAACGAGGAGACATAG
- a CDS encoding ATP-binding cassette domain-containing protein, with the protein MDPGVRLRARGLSYRYPDGTEALSGIDLDVRSGEFVGVLGSNGSGKTTLLGALDGLLKDYRGSVRLDGQEVRALTPREIYRKVGLVFQNPDNQLFAATVAEDVAFGPHNMGFEEEEVHRRVLRALKAVDMHEHARKGIHNLSFGQKKRVSIAGLLAMGHEVLLMDEPTGGLDPMGEYAMMELLMALNREGVTIVMATHSVDLVPLFLSTLHILSHGRITRGGSPEEVFTAPEDMARVKLRLPHIAELIWQLRDRDGVTFPRLPLTVGEARRLLLERLAGA; encoded by the coding sequence ATGGACCCTGGCGTGAGGCTCAGGGCCAGAGGGCTTTCCTACCGCTATCCCGACGGGACGGAGGCGCTCTCGGGAATCGACCTCGACGTCCGTAGCGGCGAGTTCGTGGGCGTCCTGGGCTCAAACGGTTCGGGCAAGACCACTTTGCTCGGGGCCCTGGACGGCCTCCTGAAGGATTACCGGGGCAGCGTCCGCCTGGACGGCCAGGAGGTCCGCGCCCTTACTCCCAGGGAGATCTACCGCAAGGTGGGGCTTGTCTTTCAGAATCCGGACAACCAGCTCTTCGCGGCCACGGTGGCCGAGGACGTGGCCTTCGGCCCCCATAACATGGGCTTCGAGGAGGAGGAAGTGCACAGGCGCGTCCTCCGGGCCCTCAAGGCCGTGGACATGCACGAGCACGCCCGCAAGGGCATCCACAACCTGAGCTTCGGCCAGAAAAAACGGGTCTCCATCGCAGGGCTTCTGGCCATGGGCCACGAAGTGCTCCTCATGGACGAGCCTACCGGGGGACTGGACCCCATGGGGGAGTACGCCATGATGGAGCTTCTGATGGCGCTCAACCGGGAGGGGGTCACCATCGTCATGGCCACCCACAGCGTGGACCTAGTGCCGCTTTTCCTGAGCACGCTTCATATTCTGAGCCACGGGCGCATCACCCGGGGCGGAAGCCCCGAGGAGGTCTTCACCGCGCCGGAGGACATGGCCCGGGTAAAGCTTCGCCTCCCGCATATCGCGGAGCTTATCTGGCAACTGAGGGACCGGGACGGCGTTACCTTCCCCCGGCTCCCCCTCACCGTGGGGGAGGCCCGGAGGCTTCTTCTGGAGAGGCTGGCCGGTGCCTGA